The sequence GGAGACAGGGCAGGATGCACGGCCACGAGGGAATCCTCTTCCCCCTCCGCTGGGAGTGATAGAAGTCATCCATGCAGCCCCTAGGGGCACGTTGGTTCCCAGGATAAGGGATGTGTTAGCTGTGGCGCTCGCAGGAAGCTGCACGGATGAGCGACCCCCTAAAAAGAGGCTGAGATACACTCGGGAAACTATAGCCTTCGATGACGATGATCTAGAGGGCACGATTCAACCACATGATGACGCTTTAGTGGTTATGACTTGGATAAATGATTTCACAATGAAAAGagtgatgatagatcaagggAGCGGTGCCGATGTGATGTATCCCGACCTTTTCAGGGGGCTTAGACTAAAGAAGGAAGATCTCTCCAAGTATGATACACCCCTGGTAGGGTTTGATGGCCAGGTGGTAATCCCAGAAGGGCAGATTACCCTTCTTGTAAATATGAAAGGTAAGGAAGTGATGGCAGCCTTTATAGTGGTCGCATCATTTTCTCTATACACGGAGATCCTCGGTAGGCCATGGATTCACGCAATGGGAGTGGTACAGTCCACCCTACACGTGAAGGTCAAATTTCGCACCAAGTAGGGTATCGCTATAGTGCGGGGCAACCAGCAAATGGCCAGACAGTGCCTAGTAGCCGTGGTTGATAGGGAAAGCTAGCAAAAAGAGCTAACCGAGAAAGCTCTATTATAGCAACTACAAGAACCCCAAGGGGAAATGGGGGCTAGCTATGCCAAGGATGTAGTGAAAGTAAAGATACTGCCAGATCATGAAAGGAGTTTTCTGATAGGAGCAAGTTTGAAGGACGAAGAGAGGGTAGAGTTGCTACTGTTTCTTGCGCAGAACATAGACGTGTTTGCTTAGAGCCCATACGAAGTGCCTGGGATTGACCCTGAGTTTATAGTTCACAAACTCAACATGGACCCTCTGTACCCTCCTAAGAAGCAGAGACCCAGGAGATCAGCTATGGAGCATGTCGAAGTCGTCAGACAAGAAGTTAGGAGGTTAAAGGAAGTCGGGGCTATGAAGGAGACATTTTTCCCAGAATGGCTTGCAAACACTgtggtagtgaagaagaatGGCAAGTGGAAGGTTTGTGTTGACTTTATTGAATTAAACCAAGCATGCCCGAAAGATCCATTTCTCATGTTGAAGATTGATCAGCTGGTAGATGCCACTTACGGGCACCCAAGGATAAGCTTTCTAGACGCTTTCTAGGGATATCACCAAATTGCCCTCGTTGccgaggatcaggagaagacggcATTCATTTCCCCTGATGCCAACTACCATTATACCATGATGCCATTTGGACTGAAGAATGCTAGGGCCACATATCTAtgaatgatgacgaggatgtttaggGATAAGATTGGGCGTACGATGAGGTgtatattgatgacatggtgataaaaagcaGGCGAGAGATGCAACATATTGACGACCTTAAAAAAGTGTTTGAAATACTCTCACAACACCAGCTGCTTCTCAATGCTAATAAGTGCGCTTTCGGAGTGGGGGTCGGCAAGTTCCTGGGTTATTTGATCACTAAACGAGGTATAGAAGTTAACCCTGATCAAATTGAAGCCGCGAAATGTCTCAAACCGTTGAGTAGTCCAAAGGAAGTTCTGAAACTAACCGGCATGTTAATTGCCCTTAACCGGTTTATTTCCAAATTTGCTAATCGGTGTCAACCATTTTATCAGCTTTTTAAGAAGTGGAAGGGATTCCAGTGGGACGAAGAATGTGACAAGGTCTTTCAGGACCTAAAGGAGTACGTAGG comes from Castanea sativa cultivar Marrone di Chiusa Pesio chromosome 3, ASM4071231v1 and encodes:
- the LOC142628708 gene encoding uncharacterized protein LOC142628708 → MVGLRNQETGQDARPRGNPLPPPLGVIEVIHAAPRGTLVPRIRDVLAVALAGSCTDERPPKKRLRYTRETIAFDDDDLEGTIQPHDDALVVMTWINDFTMKRVMIDQGSGADVMYPDLFRGLRLKKEDLSKYDTPLVGFDGQVVIPEGQITLLVNMKGKEVMAAFIVVASFSLYTEILGRPWIHAMGVSPYEVPGIDPEFIVHKLNMDPLYPPKKQRPRRSAMEHVEVVRQEVRRLKEVGAMKETFFPEWLANTVVVKKNGKWKVCVDFIELNQACPKDPFLMLKIDQLVDATYGHPRISFLDAF